Proteins co-encoded in one Candidatus Methylomirabilis sp. genomic window:
- a CDS encoding universal stress protein — MIPRYRKLLVTTDFSLLGNAAIPFAYAVLMEQGGTIILCHVTEVHGPPNPLYAHYSPWSALSGQERAELRQTMLRSLESLVPAEARAEKMVTTEVRVVETPLLVHEAICQEATALDVDLIVMASHGHSGIAHLLLGSVAEHVLRSADRPVLIVRGAG; from the coding sequence ATGATACCGAGGTATCGGAAACTGCTGGTAACAACGGATTTCTCGCTCCTCGGAAACGCCGCCATCCCCTTCGCGTATGCTGTTCTCATGGAACAGGGCGGGACTATCATCCTCTGCCATGTGACTGAAGTGCACGGGCCGCCGAACCCCCTCTACGCCCATTACTCGCCATGGAGCGCGCTCTCGGGGCAGGAGCGAGCAGAACTCCGGCAGACAATGCTCCGCTCGCTGGAATCACTTGTGCCTGCGGAGGCCCGCGCAGAGAAGATGGTGACAACGGAGGTACGGGTGGTAGAGACCCCTTTGCTGGTCCACGAGGCGATCTGCCAGGAGGCTACGGCCCTGGATGTAGACCTCATCGTGATGGCATCCCATGGCCATTCCGGGATAGCTCACCTGCTCCTGGGCTCGGTGGCAGAGCATGTGTTGCGGTCAGCCGATCGCCCTGTCCTCATTGTCCGCGGGGCGGGGTGA
- a CDS encoding sulfurtransferase, translated as MKRMVMAAVAVMMLLVATPGLTLAVDYGNPQFLVDTDWLATHLNDRDLRIIDMRNSTEEYAAGHIPGAVHLAVNQARLILKESGFALPPDYEIEERMGQLGITNETMVVVYDDQGGLNASRLFFTLEYAGHKKVALLNGGIAKWAAEKRALSTMLPQVSTTVYRVHTETQRVAPASWIVANLGKPNLALVDARSSGEFRGEDLRAKRGGHIPGAVNIEWTRNLTGGKTFKPADELLALYSQAGVTKDKTIVSYCQTMHRGAVTYFTLRLLGYPDVRGYDRSWSEWGNDPTLPAQQ; from the coding sequence ATGAAACGAATGGTGATGGCAGCGGTGGCAGTAATGATGCTGCTCGTCGCGACCCCAGGGTTGACCCTGGCTGTGGACTATGGTAACCCACAGTTTCTCGTGGACACCGACTGGTTAGCCACACACCTCAATGACCGGGATCTGCGGATTATCGATATGCGCAACAGCACAGAGGAGTACGCGGCCGGACACATTCCGGGCGCGGTTCACCTTGCGGTCAATCAGGCCCGTCTGATCTTGAAGGAGTCCGGCTTCGCCCTGCCCCCCGATTATGAAATCGAGGAGCGTATGGGGCAGCTTGGCATCACCAATGAGACGATGGTGGTTGTGTATGACGACCAGGGAGGGCTCAACGCATCGCGTCTTTTCTTTACCCTCGAATATGCCGGCCACAAAAAGGTGGCGCTTTTGAATGGAGGTATCGCGAAGTGGGCAGCCGAGAAGCGGGCCCTCTCTACTATGCTGCCACAGGTGAGTACGACGGTGTACCGGGTCCATACTGAGACCCAACGAGTCGCGCCGGCGAGTTGGATCGTGGCCAATCTGGGAAAGCCGAATCTTGCCTTGGTGGACGCCCGGTCATCCGGTGAGTTTCGTGGTGAGGATCTGCGGGCTAAGCGGGGGGGTCACATCCCAGGGGCCGTCAACATTGAGTGGACGCGAAACCTGACCGGCGGCAAGACATTCAAGCCGGCCGATGAACTCCTGGCCCTCTATAGCCAGGCAGGGGTGACGAAGGACAAAACGATCGTGAGCTACTGCCAAACCATGCATCGCGGAGCCGTCACCTACTTTACGCTCCGACTCCTCGGATATCCGGACGTTCGAGGGTACGACCGCTCATGGAGCGAGTGGGGTAACGACCCTACGTTGCCGGCGCAGCAGTGA
- a CDS encoding galactose-1-phosphate uridylyltransferase: protein MGELRRDPVTNRWVIIDPERPDREAALKVEAQPPPELSEPCPFCPGNELMTPPEIAAFGESSRQRNQPGWLVRVIPDLHPLCRIEGDFDRRPEGPFDVMNAVGAHEIVVETPQHHLTWAELPEQQLERVLHAYRLRSLDLRLDERFRSLIVVKNHADAASIFRHPHSHVLAFPFVPYGIEEELRGCREFYARKDRCAFCDIMLHERVSRVRRVDETDHFVMLAPFASRFPFETWVLPLRHASDFASINDKELVDLAGLMKRMMQMIGKVLGNQSCTIALHTAPFDEPHTNDYHWHLEVLPKTAAVAGFGWGARLFVNPVPPEEAAALLRQAM, encoded by the coding sequence ATGGGTGAGTTGCGGCGCGATCCCGTGACGAATCGTTGGGTAATTATCGACCCAGAGCGGCCAGATCGAGAGGCGGCCCTGAAAGTAGAGGCGCAGCCACCTCCAGAGCTCTCTGAACCATGTCCGTTCTGCCCAGGCAATGAGCTGATGACCCCGCCAGAAATTGCGGCATTTGGCGAGTCTTCGCGCCAGCGGAATCAGCCTGGTTGGCTGGTTCGAGTCATCCCGGACCTGCACCCTCTTTGTCGGATAGAGGGTGATTTCGATCGAAGGCCGGAGGGGCCCTTCGACGTGATGAACGCTGTGGGGGCTCATGAGATCGTCGTAGAGACTCCACAGCATCATTTAACGTGGGCAGAACTCCCGGAGCAACAGTTGGAGCGGGTCCTGCACGCCTATAGGCTGCGAAGCCTGGACCTGCGCCTGGATGAGCGATTTCGATCGCTGATCGTGGTGAAGAACCATGCAGACGCAGCGAGCATCTTCCGGCACCCCCATTCCCATGTGCTGGCTTTCCCGTTCGTTCCGTACGGGATTGAAGAGGAGTTACGCGGCTGTCGGGAATTCTATGCGAGAAAGGACCGCTGCGCCTTTTGCGACATCATGCTCCATGAGCGGGTCTCCCGCGTCAGAAGGGTGGATGAGACCGACCACTTCGTGATGCTGGCGCCTTTCGCCTCTCGCTTTCCTTTCGAGACGTGGGTGCTACCCCTCCGTCACGCCTCTGACTTCGCGAGCATCAACGATAAGGAATTGGTCGATCTCGCCGGCCTCATGAAGCGGATGATGCAGATGATCGGGAAGGTCCTCGGCAACCAATCCTGCACCATAGCCCTCCACACCGCCCCGTTTGACGAACCACATACCAATGACTATCACTGGCATCTTGAGGTGTTGCCGAAGACCGCGGCTGTGGCAGGGTTCGGATGGGGTGCGCGGCTCTTTGTCAACCCGGTTCCACCTGAGGAAGCAGCCGCCCTGTTGCGGCAGGCGATGTAG